CATTTAAGAACGAAATACATTATTTTTCATAGCTTTGTATGTTGATATTTTTGTTGATCTCGTGCAAAGATGTGTTTCGCAAGCGAAAAATCCAGACAAGAAATTAAAAGGTGTATTCTTATAGAGTAAGGATAGGACAAGTTAAAACGTCTAAAGAAAGTGACTTGGGATGTCGATTATAGAAATAATAACGAGAGCCCTTATGTTCAAGAATAATGAAATTCCCACAGCCTTTACAGAAGGAGAAAAACACGCGTTTCTTCCAAGAGGGTATGTTGAATTCGGAGAATTCGCAGAAACAGCTTTGAAGAGAGAATTAGAAGATGCGCACGCGCAATAGAAAATCAATTGAAGTTATTCTCAAATGCCGATTTGATGTCCCCATAGTTTTAGAGATTCAAGAAAGGGAGATGGATTACGCAATAAACATGATTCAGGGAAAGAAGTATCTTGAAGCGTTACTAAATTCGAAACAGAGAGGACGTTTCACAAAAATGGAAGAGAACTAAAATACGCGTACAAAGGTGTAGGTTATGAAGGGCAATTTGAAGGCTATTCTCAGAGGAAAGCTTTCGCCTGAGGAGCTTGCTTTAGTTTACAAATCTTATGATATCATTGGAGACATTGCTGTTATACGTGTTCCAGATAAACTGCTGCCGCTCAACGAAACGATTGCTGAGGCTTTGATGAGACAACACAAACATGTTAAAGCTGTTTGGCGACAGTCAAGCCCCGTTTTCGGGGATTTTAGATTGCGGAAGCTTGAATGGATTG
Above is a genomic segment from Candidatus Bathyarchaeota archaeon containing:
- a CDS encoding DNA mismatch repair protein MutT, encoding MSIIEIITRALMFKNNEIPTAFTEGEKHAFLPRGYVEFGEFAETALKRELEDAHAQ